The genomic DNA TGGATGAATCATATCGTACTACCCCCTTTTCGAATGAGGTAGAAGAAATAAGGGACACCTATAAAAGAAATAATAGCACTCATAGGCGCTTCTCCCAGTAATCTTGCAACTAAATCTGCCAATAGGACTAACGTTCCACCCATGACCGCTGCCATTGGGAGTACTTTGATATAATCAGTTCCTACTAAATAACGTACGATATGGGGCACAATCAGACCAATAAAAGCAATCTGACCTACCATCGCCACTGATATCCCCGCTAATAACATTGAGAGCACTAAAGCTAGTGTACGAATCCATTTTACATTTTGTCCTAAACCAGTTGCCAAAGTTTCACCTAAACTTAAAATCGTCAGTTGGCGACTTATAAGAATAAATAAAGCTAAAACAACTAACACAATGGGCGCACTAATCATAATTTGTTGCCAGTTTGTACCGGACACACCGCCAGCACTCCAAAAATTAATAGACTGATTCAGACGATAAATTAATGCAATCCCTTGACTTAATGCAGTCAAAAGAGCACTAACCGCTGCACCCGCAAGAATCAGCCGCATTGGATTAAATCCATCACGTCTTGACGAGCCAATCATCATCACGATTGTACCGCCAAAAATAGCGCCTATAAATCCGGCCAAAATAAGCACCGTAAAAGGCGCAGAGGGGAAAAATGCATAAGTCACTGCCAACGCAAAAGCAGCCCCAGCGTTTAAACCAATTAAACTGGGGTCTGCTAATCCATTTTTTGTGACGCCTTGAATCACTGCACCCGCTGTGGCTAAAGCAACCCCTACTAATACCGCTCCAATATTACGCGGGATACGAATTTCAGAAATAATATTATGTGCTTGAATCGATGGATCATAATGGAATATGGCTGCAGCAATCGTTGACAAATTGACATGCGCCTCACCCAATAAAATAGAAAGAACAAACACAAATATGAGTATCACAAGTGCACAAATCAGTTGCAATGCATAATTTAATTTAACAATTTTAATTTTATTTAACATTTGAATACGCCATGCCTTACCGCTTTATGCTTTCTCATAGTGCTTACACAATAAATTATAAGTCACTAACATTGGCTTGCCTGTTCGAGGATCAGTGCTCAGTTCCGCATCAATATTAAATACTTTTTCTAAAATCTCGTTCGTTAACACCTCATGCGTTTCACCTTGCTTAACGATATCACCATTTTTCATCGCAATCAGATGGTCAGAAAAACGAATTGCTTGGTTAATATCATGTAAGACCATAATAATCGTTGTCCCATGTTTCGCATTCAGTTCTTGTACGAGCTCTAAAATTTCAAGTTGATGTGAAATATCTAAATAAGTCGTCGGTTCATCTAAAAAGATAATATCTGTTTTTTGAGCCAAAGCCATCGCAATCCATACGCGTTGACGTTGACCGCCACTTAAATCATTGACTGCACGATGTTTAAAATCAATTGTTCCTGTTACACGCATCGCCCAATCGATTTCTTTTTTATCTTCTTCATTAAGACGTCCAAACCCTTTTTGATGTGGAAATCGACCGT from Staphylococcus schleiferi includes the following:
- a CDS encoding FecCD family ABC transporter permease; its protein translation is MLNKIKIVKLNYALQLICALVILIFVFVLSILLGEAHVNLSTIAAAIFHYDPSIQAHNIISEIRIPRNIGAVLVGVALATAGAVIQGVTKNGLADPSLIGLNAGAAFALAVTYAFFPSAPFTVLILAGFIGAIFGGTIVMMIGSSRRDGFNPMRLILAGAAVSALLTALSQGIALIYRLNQSINFWSAGGVSGTNWQQIMISAPIVLVVLALFILISRQLTILSLGETLATGLGQNVKWIRTLALVLSMLLAGISVAMVGQIAFIGLIVPHIVRYLVGTDYIKVLPMAAVMGGTLVLLADLVARLLGEAPMSAIISFIGVPYFFYLIRKGGSTI
- a CDS encoding ABC transporter ATP-binding protein, encoding MNRLIGKEVSIGYGERVIVNNLDVAIPDGKITSIIGPNGCGKSTLLKALSRLLNTKSGEISLDGKNIHTQSTKEIAKKIAILPQSPDVADGLTAGELVSYGRFPHQKGFGRLNEEDKKEIDWAMRVTGTIDFKHRAVNDLSGGQRQRVWIAMALAQKTDIIFLDEPTTYLDISHQLEILELVQELNAKHGTTIIMVLHDINQAIRFSDHLIAMKNGDIVKQGETHEVLTNEILEKVFNIDAELSTDPRTGKPMLVTYNLLCKHYEKA